In the genome of Saccharomonospora viridis DSM 43017, one region contains:
- a CDS encoding cytochrome P450 has protein sequence MGNLRSRITSWITRRYFARVQKKGLDLSKIALLPDEVLMPLRRNGLDPVPELGRKRVEEPVSKLPVPFGLNLWLVTGYEEAKAVLGDAKTFSNDFTNLVGKTSARPDDNPGGLGFADPPVHTRLRKLLTPEFTMRRLARLKPEIESIVNGCLDRMAEADGPVDLVEEFALPIPSLVICELLGVPYSDRNEFQRLAVQRFDLFGGASASLGAVSESLEYLLTVVAKERKNPGDGLLGMIIKEHGDEIEDRELAGLADGVLTGGFETTASMLSLGALVLLRDQEMFKRIHDDDEPVHGFVEELLRYLTVVQVAFPRFAREDVEVGGVTIKKGDMVVVSLSGANRDEKLGQSLEIFDGTRPPMSHLAFGYGVHRCVGAELARMELRTAYPALVRRFPSMRLAVPMEELEFRKTSIVYGVEKLPVLVS, from the coding sequence GTGGGGAATCTCCGTTCTCGAATCACGTCGTGGATTACGCGTCGTTACTTCGCGCGGGTGCAGAAGAAGGGTCTCGACCTATCGAAGATCGCGCTGTTGCCGGACGAGGTGTTGATGCCTCTGCGCCGCAACGGTCTGGACCCCGTGCCTGAACTGGGGCGTAAGCGGGTCGAGGAACCGGTGAGCAAGCTGCCGGTGCCGTTCGGGTTGAACCTGTGGTTGGTGACGGGGTACGAGGAGGCCAAGGCCGTCCTCGGTGACGCCAAGACGTTCAGCAACGACTTCACCAACCTCGTCGGTAAGACCAGCGCCCGGCCCGACGACAACCCGGGTGGTCTCGGCTTCGCCGACCCGCCCGTGCACACGCGGCTGCGTAAGTTGTTGACACCGGAGTTCACGATGCGGCGGCTGGCACGGCTCAAGCCGGAGATCGAGTCGATCGTGAACGGGTGCCTCGACAGGATGGCCGAGGCCGACGGTCCGGTCGATCTGGTGGAGGAGTTCGCGCTGCCGATCCCGTCGTTGGTGATCTGTGAACTCCTCGGGGTGCCGTACTCCGACCGGAACGAGTTCCAGCGGCTGGCCGTCCAGCGTTTCGATCTCTTCGGTGGTGCGAGCGCTTCCCTCGGCGCGGTCTCCGAATCGCTGGAGTACCTACTGACCGTGGTCGCCAAGGAGCGGAAGAACCCGGGTGACGGCCTCCTCGGCATGATCATCAAGGAGCACGGTGACGAGATCGAGGACCGGGAACTCGCCGGATTGGCCGACGGCGTACTCACGGGTGGTTTCGAGACCACGGCCAGCATGCTCTCCCTCGGCGCGCTCGTGTTGTTGCGCGACCAGGAGATGTTCAAACGTATCCACGACGATGACGAACCGGTGCACGGTTTCGTCGAGGAGTTGTTGCGCTATCTCACCGTGGTGCAGGTGGCGTTCCCCCGGTTCGCGCGCGAGGACGTCGAAGTCGGCGGCGTGACCATCAAGAAGGGCGACATGGTGGTCGTGTCGTTGAGTGGTGCCAACCGGGACGAGAAGCTCGGGCAGAGCTTGGAGATCTTCGACGGTACTCGGCCTCCGATGTCCCATTTGGCGTTCGGCTACGGCGTGCACCGTTGCGTCGGTGCCGAGCTCGCTCGCATGGAGTTGCGCACCGCTTACCCTGCGTTGGTCCGCCGCTTCCCGTCGATGCGGTTGGCGGTGCCCATGGAGGAGCTCGAGTTCCGGAAGACGTCGATCGTCTACGGAGTCGAGAAGCTTCCCGTTCTGGTCAGCTGA
- the thiI gene encoding tRNA uracil 4-sulfurtransferase ThiI — protein sequence MARPCVLLKYGELMLKGRNRNRFEKRLHEALQHAMDGASAPVRISQRTGVVVVSGAPLSELVERAHRVIGINVVQPAWSTGHSVDDTVATVSQALRERYGSPEQAGARRFAVRARRRDKNFPMGSDQLAAFVGARVVEEWGWPVDLTNPEVEITIEVDHREVFVSLEKQRGQGGLPVGSSGRALVLLSGGYDSPVAAYRAMRRGLRCDFVHFTGAPLTGPSSTYKAYALVRELDRFQGDSRLHVIPIGNAQRSLATAGAGDLQIIAQRRLMVRTAEALARELGAQALVVGDSLGQVSSQTLANMATVEQATSLPLLRPLVAWDKDEIIAEARRIGTAEISKLPDEDCCSLLSPPRVATRTTPTQLESVERRMDLDELVPKLLADVQVHVPRAE from the coding sequence ATGGCTCGGCCGTGCGTGCTGCTGAAGTACGGCGAACTCATGCTCAAAGGACGTAATCGCAACAGGTTCGAGAAGCGCCTGCACGAGGCCTTGCAGCATGCGATGGACGGGGCGTCCGCTCCTGTCCGGATCTCTCAGCGCACGGGTGTCGTGGTGGTGTCCGGCGCACCGCTGTCCGAGCTCGTCGAACGGGCGCACAGGGTGATCGGCATCAACGTCGTGCAGCCCGCGTGGAGCACAGGGCATTCGGTCGACGACACCGTGGCGACCGTGTCGCAGGCGTTGCGGGAGCGGTACGGCAGTCCGGAGCAGGCCGGTGCCCGCCGGTTCGCGGTCCGGGCCCGACGTCGGGACAAGAACTTCCCGATGGGGTCGGACCAGCTCGCGGCGTTCGTCGGTGCTCGTGTCGTCGAGGAGTGGGGCTGGCCCGTCGATCTCACCAACCCCGAGGTGGAGATCACCATCGAGGTCGATCACCGCGAGGTGTTCGTCTCGTTGGAGAAGCAGCGCGGCCAGGGAGGACTGCCCGTGGGTTCCAGCGGGCGCGCATTGGTCCTGCTCTCCGGCGGCTATGACTCACCGGTCGCGGCGTACCGGGCCATGCGTCGTGGGCTGCGGTGTGATTTCGTGCACTTCACGGGCGCGCCGTTGACCGGTCCGTCGTCGACGTACAAGGCGTACGCGCTGGTGCGCGAACTCGACCGGTTCCAGGGTGATTCGCGACTGCACGTGATCCCCATCGGGAATGCGCAGCGGTCGTTGGCCACCGCCGGGGCCGGTGATCTCCAGATCATCGCCCAGCGCAGGCTCATGGTGCGCACCGCTGAGGCGCTCGCCCGCGAACTCGGTGCGCAGGCACTGGTCGTCGGCGACAGCTTGGGCCAGGTCTCCAGCCAGACGTTGGCGAACATGGCGACCGTGGAGCAGGCCACGTCGCTGCCGCTGCTGCGCCCCCTGGTCGCCTGGGACAAGGACGAGATCATCGCCGAGGCCCGTCGGATCGGCACGGCCGAGATCTCGAAGTTGCCCGACGAGGATTGCTGCAGTCTGCTGTCGCCGCCGAGGGTGGCGACCCGCACCACGCCGACGCAGTTGGAGAGCGTCGAGCGCAGGATGGATCTGGACGAGTTGGTGCCGAAGCTGTTGGCCGATGTCCAGGTCCACGTCCCCCGGGCGGAGTGA
- a CDS encoding methylenetetrahydrofolate reductase, with product MRRVVDRLSSTRCPTFSVEFFPPRNEAEETILWRSIRELEPLDPAYISITYGAGGSSRDGTIQNIARVATDTTLVPMAHLTAVNHSVAELRNVIGHFAAVGVHNILALRGDPPGDPMGEWVPHPEGLTYAEELVRLIRELGDFCVGVSAFPYGHPRSPDLETDTRYLLRKLDAGADFAIAQLFFEAEDFLRLRDRVATGSDALVLPGIMPLTTPRTWRKTIELSGAMPPRWLADRLEPLSDDPKAFRAEGLDVITELCERLLAEGVPELHFYTFNRSKATRELVDRLGLRSARTKPVLAAQS from the coding sequence GTGCGGAGGGTTGTCGACCGGCTGAGCAGTACGCGGTGTCCGACGTTCTCGGTGGAGTTCTTCCCACCGCGGAACGAGGCGGAGGAGACCATCCTGTGGCGGTCGATCCGGGAGCTCGAACCGCTCGACCCCGCGTACATATCCATCACCTACGGAGCGGGTGGGTCGAGCCGCGACGGCACCATCCAGAACATCGCCCGGGTCGCCACCGACACCACGCTCGTGCCGATGGCGCATCTGACGGCGGTGAACCACTCGGTGGCGGAGCTGCGCAATGTCATCGGGCATTTCGCGGCCGTGGGAGTGCACAACATCCTCGCGTTGCGGGGTGACCCTCCCGGGGACCCGATGGGGGAGTGGGTGCCGCACCCCGAGGGGTTGACCTATGCGGAAGAGCTGGTGCGACTGATCCGTGAGCTGGGCGACTTCTGTGTCGGGGTGTCGGCGTTCCCGTACGGTCACCCGCGGTCGCCCGATCTGGAGACCGACACCCGGTACCTGCTTCGCAAGCTCGATGCTGGCGCCGACTTCGCGATCGCGCAATTGTTCTTCGAGGCCGAGGACTTCCTGCGGCTGCGGGATCGCGTGGCGACGGGCAGTGACGCGTTGGTGCTACCCGGGATCATGCCGCTCACCACGCCGCGGACATGGCGTAAGACCATCGAATTGTCCGGGGCCATGCCACCGCGGTGGCTGGCCGATCGACTCGAACCGCTCAGCGACGATCCGAAGGCGTTCCGTGCCGAGGGGTTGGACGTCATCACGGAGCTGTGTGAGCGGTTGCTCGCCGAAGGGGTGCCTGAGCTGCACTTCTACACCTTCAATCGATCGAAGGCCACCCGGGAGTTGGTGGATCGACTCGGGCTGCGTTCGGCCCGCACCAAGCCCGTCCTCGCCGCGCAGTCCTGA
- the ahcY gene encoding adenosylhomocysteinase, with translation MSAKLQKVNGLEFAVADLSLAEAGRHQIRLAEHEMPGLMATRKEYAASKPLKGAKIAGSLHMTVQTAVLIETLVDLGAEVRWASCNIYSTQDEAAAAVVVGRNGTPDKPEGVPVFAWKGETLEEYWWCTDQIFRFDGEGPNMILDDGGDASMLVHKGVEFEAAGAVPEPSEEDSEEYRIVLDRLRKSLAEDSQRFTRIAANIRGVTEETTTGVLRLYEYAKSGELLFPAINVNDSVTKSKFDNKYGCRHSLIDGINRATDVLIGGKVAVVCGYGDVGKGCADALRGQGARVIVTEIDPICALQAAMDGYEVTVLEDVVDKADIFVTATGNFNIITAEHMSRMKHQAIVGNIGHFDNEIDVAGLEKIPGIKRVEIKPQVDEYVFPDGHSIILLSRGRLLNLGNATGHPSFVMSNSFTNQVLAQIELFTKPGEYDKQVYVLPKKLDEQVARLHLDALGVKLTKLTKEQANYIGVDVEGPYKPDHYRY, from the coding sequence ATGAGCGCGAAGTTGCAGAAGGTGAACGGTCTCGAGTTCGCCGTCGCCGATCTGTCGTTGGCCGAGGCAGGCAGGCATCAGATCCGGTTGGCGGAACACGAGATGCCCGGCCTGATGGCGACTCGCAAGGAGTACGCGGCCTCGAAGCCGCTGAAGGGCGCCAAGATCGCGGGCTCGTTGCACATGACCGTGCAGACCGCTGTGCTGATCGAGACCCTCGTGGATCTCGGCGCCGAGGTGCGGTGGGCGTCGTGCAACATCTACTCCACCCAGGACGAGGCCGCCGCAGCGGTCGTGGTGGGACGCAACGGCACTCCCGACAAGCCCGAGGGCGTACCGGTCTTCGCGTGGAAGGGCGAGACGCTGGAGGAGTACTGGTGGTGCACCGACCAGATCTTCCGCTTCGACGGTGAGGGCCCGAACATGATCCTCGACGACGGCGGTGACGCCTCCATGCTCGTGCACAAGGGCGTGGAGTTCGAGGCCGCCGGCGCCGTGCCCGAACCCTCGGAGGAGGACTCCGAGGAATACAGGATCGTGCTGGACAGGCTGCGGAAGAGTCTCGCCGAGGACTCCCAGCGGTTCACCCGCATCGCGGCCAACATCCGAGGGGTCACCGAGGAGACCACCACGGGTGTGCTGCGCCTGTACGAGTACGCCAAGAGCGGTGAACTGCTGTTCCCGGCCATCAACGTCAACGACTCGGTGACGAAGTCGAAGTTCGACAACAAGTACGGCTGCCGCCACTCGCTGATCGACGGCATCAACCGTGCCACGGACGTGCTGATCGGCGGCAAGGTGGCCGTGGTGTGCGGTTACGGCGACGTCGGTAAGGGCTGTGCCGACGCGCTGCGGGGCCAGGGCGCCCGCGTGATCGTCACCGAGATCGACCCGATCTGCGCTCTGCAGGCGGCCATGGACGGCTACGAGGTGACGGTGTTGGAGGACGTCGTCGACAAGGCCGACATCTTCGTCACCGCCACCGGTAACTTCAACATCATCACCGCCGAGCACATGTCTCGGATGAAGCACCAGGCGATCGTCGGCAACATCGGTCACTTCGACAACGAGATCGACGTCGCCGGGTTGGAGAAGATCCCGGGCATCAAGCGGGTCGAGATCAAGCCGCAGGTCGACGAGTACGTCTTCCCCGACGGTCACTCGATCATCCTGCTGAGCAGGGGCAGGCTGCTCAACCTGGGCAACGCCACGGGCCACCCGAGCTTCGTGATGTCCAACAGCTTCACCAACCAGGTGTTGGCGCAGATCGAGCTGTTCACCAAGCCGGGTGAGTACGACAAGCAGGTGTACGTGCTGCCCAAGAAGCTCGACGAGCAGGTCGCCCGGCTGCACCTCGACGCCCTCGGTGTCAAGCTCACCAAGCTGACCAAGGAGCAGGCGAACTACATCGGCGTCGATGTGGAGGGCCCCTACAAGCCCGATCACTACCGTTACTGA
- the metH gene encoding methionine synthase, translated as MDSRFLTELDRRVLVADGGMGTALQGFDLTLDDFAQLEGCNEVLNDTRPDVVTAVYRSFLEAGSDAIETNTFGTNYGNFGEYGILDRIRELAEKGTVLARQCADEYSTPDRPRFVLGSMGPGTKLPTLGHAPYAVLRDAYVENALGMLDGGVDAVLVETSQDLLQAKAAIVGAKRAMARAGRRVPIIAQVTVEQTGTMLVGSEIGAALTALEPLGIDLIGMNCATGPAEMSEHLRVLSEHARVPISVMPNAGLPELGPDGAVYPLRPDELAEALATFVTEFGVRLVGGCCGTTPEHVRAVVEAVSSLRPKERRPEHTPAVSSVYQSVPFKQDASILNVGERTNANGSKAFRQAMLEGRYDDCVEIAKAQTREGAHVLDLCVDYVGRDGTTDMAELASRLATASTLPIMVDSTEPEVVRTGLEHFGGRCAINSVNYEDGTGPDSRYRRVLELAVEHGAAVVVTCIDEEGQARTAEWKLRVAERAISDLTTNWGLDKSSIIIDCLVFPITTGQEEVRKDALETINAIRQLKRRHPDVMTTLGLSNVSFGLNPAARQVLNSVFLHECREAGLDSAILNSSKILPMNKIEDEPRQVALDLVYDRRRDGYDPLQRLMQLFEGKTASSARASRAEELAKLPLFERLEKRIVEGETTGLEEDLDAAMREKKPIDIINEHLLAGMKVVGDLFGSGQMQLPFVLQSAETMKAAVAYLEPHMEKTDADGKGKLLLATVKGDVHDIGKNLVDIIVSNNGYDVVNIGIKQPINAILEAAEEHQVDAIGMSGLLVKSTVVMKENLQEMNARGVATKYPVLLGGAALTRTYVENDLDEIYEGDVRYAKDAFEGLKLMDRIMAVKRGETPEEDAAEEAKKAERKARRERSLRIAEKRRAEQGPEPDLYDTTRSDVDPDVPVPVPPFWGAKVVKGVAVADYLSLLDERATFFGQWGLRGARKGEGPSYEELVESEGRPRLRAWIDELSTQGILAHAALVYGYFPCYSEGNDLVVLEKDEPDALERLRFTFPRQRRDRRLCLADFFRSKEKAEQTGQVDVLPMQLVTMGQPIADYANELFARNAYRDYLEVHGLGVQLTEALAEYWHRRIRQELRFPSGAPVAAEDPEDVQQFFRLGYRGARFSFGYGACPDLEDRAKIVELLDAGRIGVTLSEEFQLHPEQSTDAIVAHHPEAKYFNT; from the coding sequence ATGGACAGTCGGTTTCTCACCGAGCTGGACCGACGGGTGCTCGTCGCGGACGGCGGTATGGGGACGGCCCTGCAGGGGTTCGACCTGACGCTGGACGACTTCGCCCAGCTGGAGGGGTGCAACGAGGTCCTCAACGACACCCGCCCCGACGTGGTGACGGCGGTGTACCGCAGTTTCCTGGAAGCCGGCTCCGACGCCATAGAGACGAACACGTTCGGCACCAACTACGGCAACTTCGGCGAGTACGGCATCCTCGACCGGATCAGGGAGCTGGCCGAGAAGGGGACGGTGCTGGCACGGCAGTGCGCCGACGAGTACTCGACGCCGGATCGGCCCCGGTTCGTGCTCGGCTCGATGGGGCCGGGTACGAAACTGCCCACGTTGGGTCACGCTCCGTACGCAGTGCTGCGTGACGCGTACGTCGAGAACGCTCTGGGGATGCTCGACGGTGGCGTGGACGCCGTGTTGGTGGAGACCTCGCAGGATCTGCTGCAGGCCAAGGCGGCGATCGTCGGCGCGAAACGGGCGATGGCCAGGGCCGGACGGCGGGTGCCGATCATCGCTCAGGTCACGGTGGAGCAGACGGGCACCATGCTGGTCGGCTCCGAGATCGGCGCGGCGCTCACGGCACTGGAACCGCTCGGCATCGACCTGATCGGGATGAACTGCGCCACGGGGCCCGCCGAGATGAGCGAACACCTGCGGGTGCTGTCCGAGCACGCGAGGGTGCCGATCTCGGTGATGCCCAACGCCGGTCTGCCCGAACTGGGGCCGGACGGCGCGGTGTATCCGCTGCGGCCGGACGAGTTGGCCGAGGCGTTGGCCACGTTCGTCACCGAGTTCGGTGTCCGCCTGGTGGGCGGCTGTTGCGGCACCACCCCCGAGCACGTGCGGGCGGTGGTGGAGGCGGTGTCGTCGTTGAGGCCGAAGGAACGGCGGCCCGAGCACACCCCCGCGGTGTCGTCGGTGTACCAGTCGGTGCCGTTCAAGCAGGACGCCTCGATCCTCAACGTCGGGGAGCGGACCAACGCCAACGGTTCGAAGGCGTTCCGCCAGGCGATGCTGGAAGGCCGTTACGACGACTGCGTCGAGATCGCCAAGGCGCAGACCCGGGAGGGTGCGCACGTCCTCGACCTGTGTGTGGACTACGTGGGCCGGGACGGCACCACGGACATGGCCGAGCTGGCCTCACGGCTGGCCACGGCCTCCACGTTGCCGATCATGGTGGACTCCACCGAGCCCGAGGTGGTGCGGACCGGTCTCGAACACTTCGGCGGGCGGTGCGCGATCAACTCGGTCAACTACGAGGACGGCACCGGCCCGGACAGCAGGTACCGGCGGGTTCTGGAACTCGCGGTCGAGCACGGCGCGGCCGTGGTGGTCACCTGCATCGACGAGGAGGGGCAGGCGCGGACGGCCGAGTGGAAACTGCGCGTGGCCGAGCGTGCCATCTCCGACCTGACCACCAACTGGGGCCTGGACAAGTCGTCGATCATCATCGACTGTCTCGTGTTCCCCATCACCACGGGGCAGGAGGAGGTCCGAAAGGACGCCCTGGAGACCATCAACGCGATTCGCCAGCTGAAGCGGCGTCACCCCGACGTCATGACGACACTGGGGCTGTCGAACGTGTCGTTCGGGCTCAATCCGGCCGCTCGGCAGGTGTTGAACTCGGTCTTCCTGCACGAATGTCGGGAAGCCGGATTGGATTCGGCCATCCTGAACTCGTCCAAGATCCTGCCGATGAACAAGATCGAGGACGAGCCGAGGCAGGTGGCGCTCGATCTCGTCTACGATCGACGTCGGGACGGCTACGACCCGCTACAGCGGCTCATGCAGCTGTTCGAGGGCAAGACCGCGTCGTCGGCGCGTGCCTCGCGGGCCGAGGAACTGGCGAAGCTGCCGCTGTTCGAGCGGTTGGAGAAGCGCATCGTCGAAGGCGAGACCACCGGTCTGGAGGAGGACCTCGACGCGGCGATGCGGGAGAAGAAGCCGATCGACATCATCAACGAGCACCTGCTCGCCGGGATGAAGGTGGTCGGTGACCTGTTCGGCTCGGGTCAGATGCAACTGCCGTTCGTGTTGCAGTCGGCCGAGACGATGAAGGCGGCGGTGGCCTATCTGGAACCGCACATGGAAAAGACCGACGCCGACGGCAAGGGCAAGCTCCTGCTGGCCACGGTCAAGGGCGACGTTCACGACATCGGCAAGAACCTGGTCGACATCATCGTGTCGAACAACGGCTACGACGTCGTGAACATCGGCATCAAGCAGCCCATCAACGCGATCCTGGAGGCGGCGGAGGAGCATCAGGTCGACGCCATCGGCATGTCCGGCCTGCTGGTGAAGTCCACCGTCGTCATGAAGGAAAACCTGCAGGAGATGAACGCGCGCGGGGTCGCGACGAAGTACCCGGTGCTGCTGGGTGGGGCCGCGTTGACCCGGACCTACGTCGAAAACGATCTGGACGAGATCTACGAAGGTGACGTCCGTTACGCCAAGGACGCCTTCGAGGGGCTCAAGTTGATGGACCGGATCATGGCCGTCAAGCGTGGTGAGACCCCGGAGGAGGACGCCGCCGAGGAGGCGAAGAAGGCCGAGCGTAAGGCACGTCGGGAACGGTCGTTGCGTATCGCAGAGAAGCGCAGGGCCGAACAGGGGCCGGAACCGGATCTGTACGACACGACGCGCTCGGACGTCGATCCCGACGTCCCCGTGCCGGTACCGCCGTTTTGGGGAGCGAAGGTCGTCAAAGGCGTGGCCGTGGCGGACTACCTGTCGTTGCTCGACGAGCGGGCGACCTTCTTCGGACAATGGGGGCTGCGTGGAGCGAGGAAGGGCGAGGGACCGTCGTACGAGGAACTGGTGGAAAGCGAGGGCAGGCCACGGCTGAGGGCGTGGATCGACGAGCTGTCCACCCAAGGCATCCTCGCTCACGCCGCGCTCGTCTACGGATACTTTCCGTGCTACTCGGAAGGTAACGACCTGGTGGTGCTGGAGAAGGACGAACCGGACGCGTTGGAGCGGCTGCGGTTCACGTTCCCCCGCCAGCGGCGTGATCGCAGGCTCTGTCTGGCCGACTTCTTCCGTTCGAAGGAGAAGGCCGAGCAGACCGGACAGGTGGACGTACTGCCCATGCAGCTCGTCACGATGGGCCAACCCATCGCCGACTACGCCAATGAGTTGTTCGCACGCAACGCCTACCGTGATTACCTGGAGGTCCATGGGCTCGGCGTGCAACTCACCGAGGCGTTGGCCGAGTACTGGCACCGCCGGATCCGGCAGGAATTGCGGTTCCCCTCGGGTGCCCCCGTGGCGGCGGAGGACCCGGAGGATGTGCAGCAGTTCTTCAGGCTCGGGTACAGGGGGGCTCGATTCTCCTTCGGCTACGGTGCTTGCCCGGATCTGGAAGACCGCGCGAAGATCGTGGAGCTGCTGGATGCCGGACGCATCGGTGTGACGTTGTCCGAGGAGTTCCAGTTGCATCCTGAACAGTCGACGGATGCGATCGTGGCCCACCACCCTGAGGCTAAGTACTTCAACACTTAA
- a CDS encoding carbohydrate kinase family protein, producing the protein MRIAVTGSIATDHLMVFPGKFSEQFVVDQLDKVSLSFLVDQLEVRRGGVAANICFGLGSLGMNPILVGAVGADFDEYRAWLERHGVDTKSVHVSRTKHTSRFLCTTDQVQAQIATFYAGAMEEARDIELRPIADRVGGLDLVIVAPNDPLAMVRHTEECRALGIPFAADPSQQLARMEGPEIRTLVEGAAYLFTNEYETSLLLKETGWSESEVLDRVGYWVKTYGPEGVRIESKDTEPLVVPAVKVIDEVDPTGVGDAFRAGFLWGLHAKLSLERSAQVGCTLAAIVLETVGTQEYTLDRAEFSKRVAVTYGGDAAAEIESKLRV; encoded by the coding sequence ATGCGCATAGCCGTGACCGGTTCCATCGCGACCGATCACCTGATGGTCTTTCCCGGCAAGTTCTCCGAACAGTTCGTCGTCGACCAGTTGGACAAGGTCTCCCTGTCGTTCCTGGTGGACCAGCTGGAGGTCCGTAGGGGAGGTGTGGCCGCCAACATCTGCTTCGGACTCGGCAGCCTGGGGATGAACCCCATCCTGGTGGGAGCGGTCGGCGCGGACTTCGACGAATACCGTGCGTGGTTGGAGCGACATGGTGTCGACACCAAGTCGGTCCACGTGTCGCGGACGAAGCACACCTCGCGCTTTTTGTGCACGACCGACCAGGTGCAGGCACAGATCGCGACCTTCTACGCAGGGGCTATGGAGGAGGCGCGGGACATCGAGCTTCGGCCCATCGCCGATCGGGTGGGCGGTCTCGATCTGGTGATCGTGGCACCCAACGACCCGCTGGCGATGGTGCGGCACACCGAGGAGTGCCGCGCACTGGGTATCCCGTTCGCCGCCGACCCGTCGCAACAGTTGGCGCGTATGGAAGGTCCCGAGATCCGCACGCTCGTGGAAGGCGCGGCCTACCTGTTCACCAACGAGTACGAGACGTCGCTGTTGCTGAAGGAGACGGGCTGGTCGGAGTCGGAGGTGCTCGACCGGGTCGGGTACTGGGTGAAGACCTACGGCCCCGAGGGCGTGCGGATCGAGTCGAAGGACACCGAGCCGTTGGTGGTCCCCGCCGTCAAGGTGATCGACGAGGTGGATCCGACCGGGGTCGGAGACGCCTTCCGTGCCGGGTTCTTGTGGGGGCTGCACGCGAAGCTCAGCCTGGAGAGGTCGGCGCAGGTCGGGTGCACACTGGCCGCCATCGTCCTGGAGACCGTCGGCACGCAGGAATACACGTTGGATCGCGCGGAGTTCTCCAAGCGGGTGGCCGTGACCTACGGCGGTGACGCCGCGGCCGAAATCGAATCCAAGTTGCGGGTATGA